In the genome of Patescibacteria group bacterium, one region contains:
- a CDS encoding zinc ribbon domain-containing protein has product MTATVTGPATSTPQLDAFLREFTFLSNHFDFNWKKPITHRVSRINSSILDVCAIGEYPKGLYIGQRYVTDPDETIVLFDKNGSRIGDVGRAVITKEIDVTTGFWWDRKTHVKTVKETTYFMESIWDCLKRLGDAVNEVHYIVRTNFRNQYSHKPTIVVYKAPKGMSIMEFMDSEIKEATLAVATEIMEIDGNKPCCKCHYALPQEANFCSSCGHPQK; this is encoded by the coding sequence ATGACTGCTACTGTAACTGGTCCGGCGACGTCGACCCCACAGTTAGATGCCTTCCTCAGGGAGTTCACCTTCCTCAGCAACCACTTCGATTTCAACTGGAAAAAACCGATTACCCACAGGGTGTCCCGGATCAACAGTTCGATTTTGGATGTGTGCGCCATCGGTGAGTATCCCAAGGGACTTTACATCGGTCAACGCTATGTGACCGACCCCGACGAGACGATCGTGCTGTTCGATAAGAATGGCTCGAGAATCGGCGATGTCGGTCGCGCAGTGATCACCAAGGAGATCGACGTAACGACAGGGTTCTGGTGGGACAGGAAAACCCACGTGAAGACCGTGAAGGAAACCACCTACTTCATGGAGTCGATCTGGGATTGCCTGAAGCGGCTGGGCGACGCAGTGAACGAGGTTCACTACATCGTCCGGACCAATTTCAGGAACCAGTACTCTCACAAACCGACGATTGTCGTGTACAAGGCCCCTAAGGGCATGTCGATCATGGAGTTCATGGACTCCGAGATCAAGGAAGCGACCCTCGCGGTTGCAACCGAGATCATGGAGATCGACGGCAACAAGCCGTGCTGCAAGTGCCACTACGCACTACCGCAAGAAGCCAACTTCTGCTCCTCCTGCGGCCACCCGCAAAAGTAA
- a CDS encoding sodium:proton antiporter encodes MDITLSYVLALFTLLTIASSAFFLAKKVRLPYTVLLVAIGVILVPLAQFFPFIKEFTLTPNLLFYVFLPILLFESAYNMEFRKIMENVRSISALAFISLLFSAFFIAGAMYLVFNFFGFPIPFIVALLFASLISSTDPVAVLALFKEYGAPKRLALIFEGESIFNDATAVALFLVVLEIAQSGFHGAASVVHGIFIFIMMLTFGLVFGTFMGWVFSKFIQYTRDNEFVSITLTLVVSHLTFILSELISEHLILFGQEVKLSPIIATTAAALVLGNYGRYKISIRAEEYVEKVWGQFAFIANSLVFILMGLIFISVPIAFTDLIWPIIASVIIVAVGRALSIYPIVGFVNWRKKEAHIPMSWQHLLAWGSLRGALAIMVGLLIPDSLSIPGWTHALSPKEFILAVTIGCIYATIFLKATTIGLFIKKLKISDLTDIEKIEREESMAMINSRVLGRLADFYTKGYIDKHSYEIIKVDYEKGLEQFLSHRQEHHRTKTTHHERVLRMYALGIEKHFLKELFLYNEISEHIFKKILKKLTLQREQLEKGTLSFDPYAHDPSGFIERTSDYTMKVLRGNRDQQVEEINDAYLYYRALAIILRKVIKELEQVTVNYPIGIFEADSLDRTIKLYGDLRVHAQKRMEEIHKTNPNVIGELNTRLTLNATYKVTEIVLNDLYKKEMLSQKVYINLKDELLK; translated from the coding sequence ATGGATATCACATTATCATACGTCTTAGCCCTGTTTACCCTCCTCACTATAGCTAGTAGTGCTTTTTTCTTGGCAAAAAAGGTTCGACTACCATATACCGTATTATTGGTAGCTATTGGAGTGATCTTGGTGCCTTTAGCACAGTTTTTCCCGTTTATTAAGGAATTTACACTTACACCTAATCTTCTATTTTATGTATTTTTGCCGATTCTTCTCTTTGAATCTGCTTATAATATGGAGTTCCGAAAGATTATGGAGAATGTACGATCCATATCAGCATTGGCATTTATAAGCTTACTTTTCTCAGCATTTTTCATTGCAGGAGCAATGTATCTTGTCTTCAACTTTTTTGGATTCCCAATACCATTTATAGTGGCACTGCTTTTCGCTTCGCTTATTTCATCTACTGACCCTGTAGCAGTACTCGCATTGTTTAAAGAATATGGAGCGCCAAAGCGGCTTGCCCTTATATTTGAAGGAGAAAGTATATTTAATGATGCTACAGCTGTAGCACTTTTTCTTGTTGTACTTGAAATTGCCCAGTCGGGATTTCACGGAGCAGCTTCAGTAGTGCATGGCATCTTCATATTTATAATGATGCTAACGTTTGGGTTGGTCTTTGGAACATTTATGGGATGGGTATTTTCGAAGTTCATCCAATATACTCGTGACAATGAATTTGTAAGTATTACATTGACTCTTGTAGTATCACACCTCACATTTATTCTCAGTGAACTTATTTCTGAACATTTAATACTCTTTGGTCAGGAAGTAAAACTCTCACCAATTATTGCAACTACAGCTGCTGCATTGGTCCTCGGAAACTACGGACGATATAAAATCTCAATTCGTGCCGAAGAATATGTTGAAAAAGTATGGGGACAGTTTGCCTTTATTGCCAACTCTTTGGTGTTTATTTTGATGGGACTTATTTTTATATCTGTTCCAATTGCATTTACAGATCTCATTTGGCCAATTATTGCAAGTGTAATAATTGTAGCTGTAGGGAGAGCACTCTCTATATATCCAATTGTTGGATTTGTAAATTGGCGAAAGAAAGAAGCCCATATTCCAATGTCATGGCAACATTTATTGGCATGGGGGAGTTTGAGAGGTGCATTGGCAATTATGGTTGGTTTACTCATTCCAGATTCATTATCTATTCCTGGCTGGACGCATGCCCTTAGTCCTAAAGAGTTTATTCTAGCTGTAACAATTGGGTGTATCTATGCCACAATCTTCCTTAAAGCAACAACTATTGGATTGTTCATAAAAAAGCTAAAGATTAGTGATCTTACTGATATAGAAAAAATCGAACGTGAAGAAAGTATGGCTATGATTAACTCTCGAGTGCTGGGTAGATTGGCTGATTTCTACACAAAAGGGTATATCGATAAACATTCATATGAAATTATCAAAGTAGATTATGAAAAAGGACTTGAACAATTCCTCTCACACAGACAGGAACATCACCGGACAAAGACAACCCATCATGAACGTGTATTACGAATGTATGCTTTAGGAATTGAGAAACACTTTCTAAAAGAATTGTTCTTGTATAACGAAATTTCAGAACATATATTTAAGAAAATACTAAAAAAACTAACTCTACAAAGAGAACAACTAGAAAAAGGCACATTATCTTTTGACCCCTATGCTCATGACCCCTCAGGATTTATAGAACGAACCTCAGATTATACAATGAAAGTATTACGAGGAAATCGTGATCAACAAGTAGAAGAAATCAACGATGCATATCTCTATTATCGAGCGTTAGCAATTATCTTGCGTAAGGTGATAAAAGAATTAGAGCAAGTAACAGTTAATTATCCAATTGGAATTTTTGAAGCGGATTCTTTAGATCGTACAATAAAATTATACGGGGATCTACGAGTCCATGCTCAAAAGAGAATGGAAGAAATTCATAAAACAAACCCAAACGTGATAGGTGAACTCAACACCAGGTTAACTCTAAATGCCACATACAAAGTTACTGAGATTGTACTAAATGATTTGTACAAGAAAGAAATGCTTTCTCAGAAGGTATATATTAATTTGAAGGATGAATTGTTAAAATAA
- a CDS encoding ATP-binding protein, with product MGNKPTYKKISEFLLSFLITCYELTAGFFSTVGRVLQNISNSIPNWEIREKAHPALLRFGVAFILCLIAIGIKSIADPYFASSHPFLFFYGVIVISAWYGGSRPGIFAAIFVSVFAYYAYLKPLNPDATGPNVFASFTFFIQGLLVVGISATMHKTQQEFEEKKRYTQYYANIARHISDAVISTDEDLIIQSWNDGAEQLYGWKADEVLGNKLHDIISYSSGSNAKRSILEVLDIDEHWKGEVVHHRKNGSRIHILTSVSKLYGEDNEILGVVMVNKDITDRKKLEQGKDDFIALASHELKTPLTSVKLYTGILKQLFTKNADPKPLEYLSKVDGQIGKLLELVNHLLDVSKVQAGKIQYQFEPVELDKFVVEVAHDIQQITTSHTLTITGKTGKIVAIDKDRLRQAIVNILNNAIKYSAQAHTVNITLTKERDQVRVAIQDFGVGIPKEKQHKIFDRFYQVNDSKGYTYSGMGLGLYITHEIIEKHNGKLWVESEEDKGSTFIFTLPTLRKGYEQKKDNSPRR from the coding sequence ATGGGCAACAAACCTACTTATAAAAAGATAAGTGAGTTCCTTCTCTCCTTTCTTATTACATGTTATGAACTAACTGCTGGCTTCTTTTCAACTGTTGGCAGGGTTTTGCAGAATATTAGCAATTCTATTCCAAATTGGGAAATTCGAGAAAAAGCACATCCCGCATTATTGCGATTTGGAGTAGCTTTCATTTTGTGTTTAATCGCTATTGGTATTAAAAGTATTGCAGATCCGTACTTCGCATCGAGTCATCCTTTTCTGTTTTTCTATGGAGTCATCGTAATAAGTGCATGGTATGGAGGAAGTCGACCAGGCATATTTGCAGCAATATTTGTATCTGTATTTGCCTATTATGCATATTTGAAACCGTTGAACCCAGATGCAACTGGACCAAACGTATTCGCATCATTTACATTTTTCATACAAGGACTACTTGTTGTAGGAATTAGCGCAACAATGCACAAGACTCAGCAAGAATTTGAAGAGAAAAAAAGATATACCCAATATTATGCCAATATCGCCCGTCATATATCTGATGCTGTAATTTCTACAGATGAAGATCTCATAATTCAAAGTTGGAATGACGGAGCCGAACAATTGTATGGATGGAAAGCAGATGAAGTACTTGGAAATAAACTTCACGATATTATCTCGTATTCTAGTGGATCAAATGCTAAAAGAAGTATTCTGGAAGTTCTAGATATTGATGAACACTGGAAAGGCGAAGTCGTCCATCATCGAAAAAATGGATCACGTATTCATATCCTTACGTCTGTATCAAAACTCTATGGCGAAGATAATGAAATCCTAGGTGTAGTAATGGTTAATAAAGACATTACAGACCGCAAAAAGCTTGAACAAGGAAAAGATGACTTTATTGCTCTTGCCAGCCATGAACTAAAAACTCCCCTTACCAGTGTAAAGCTTTATACCGGAATCTTAAAACAACTTTTCACTAAAAATGCTGATCCTAAGCCTTTAGAGTATTTATCTAAGGTTGATGGACAGATAGGCAAGCTTCTTGAGCTCGTAAATCATCTTTTAGATGTATCTAAGGTGCAGGCAGGTAAGATTCAATACCAGTTTGAGCCAGTGGAATTAGACAAATTTGTAGTAGAAGTTGCACATGATATTCAACAAATTACTACGAGTCACACACTTACGATTACTGGTAAAACAGGTAAAATAGTGGCTATAGATAAGGATAGATTGCGGCAAGCAATTGTGAATATTTTAAATAATGCTATAAAGTACTCAGCTCAAGCACATACGGTGAATATTACGTTAACTAAAGAGCGAGATCAGGTTCGAGTTGCAATTCAAGACTTTGGTGTTGGTATTCCTAAAGAAAAGCAACACAAAATCTTTGATCGATTCTACCAAGTCAACGATTCTAAAGGGTATACTTATTCAGGTATGGGACTTGGCCTTTATATTACTCATGAGATAATAGAGAAACATAACGGTAAATTATGGGTCGAAAGTGAAGAAGACAAAGGTTCTACATTTATATTTACATTACCAACCTTAAGAAAAGGATATGAGCAAAAAAAAGACAATTCTCCTCGTAGATGA
- a CDS encoding response regulator, with the protein MSKKKTILLVDDTPDILDALELVLGMEGYAIERATTQSQVDERIKDTSELPNLILLDVLLSGQDGRVIAKSLKAASKTKNIPIIMMSAHPNVSKTITEAGADDFIAKPFEMEELLSKIKKHISKK; encoded by the coding sequence ATGAGCAAAAAAAAGACAATTCTCCTCGTAGATGATACTCCTGATATTTTAGATGCGTTAGAACTAGTTCTTGGCATGGAAGGTTATGCTATTGAGCGAGCAACAACGCAATCACAAGTTGATGAAAGAATAAAAGATACTTCAGAACTTCCAAATCTGATTTTACTTGATGTACTTTTATCGGGACAAGATGGTCGAGTTATAGCAAAGTCACTTAAAGCAGCATCTAAAACAAAAAATATTCCTATCATTATGATGTCTGCTCATCCAAATGTTTCTAAAACTATTACAGAAGCTGGTGCAGATGATTTCATTGCCAAGCCATTTGAAATGGAAGAGCTTCTCTCAAAAATTAAAAAGCATATATCTAAGAAATAG
- a CDS encoding D-alanine--D-alanine ligase translates to MTKLRVAVLRGGPSSEYDVSLKSGGAVLKHLPEKYHGHDIFISKDGTWHRDGMEKSPERALAHVDVVFNALHGEYGEDGKVQQILDALALPYTGSGSMASAVGMNKILSKNAFTHHGLKTPYHTVIRHTDNLKEKVSYAFHHFFLPIVVKPATSGSSMGVSIVKNFNHLEEAFHNAFQYSDTVLMEEYIRGKEATCGVIDGLRGETHYILPPVEIIHPSHTDHFDYESKYNGKTQEIYPGNFTALEKAEIQRLAKLAHESLGLRHYSRSDFIVTPRRGVYILEVNTLPGLTPQSLLPQSLESIGVSFPDFLEHLITLAHTHRR, encoded by the coding sequence ATGACAAAACTACGAGTGGCAGTATTGCGTGGCGGTCCATCAAGTGAATATGATGTTTCTCTAAAAAGTGGAGGTGCTGTTTTGAAACATCTCCCAGAAAAATATCACGGCCACGATATTTTTATTTCAAAAGATGGTACTTGGCATCGAGATGGTATGGAAAAATCTCCAGAGCGTGCATTAGCTCATGTTGATGTTGTTTTTAATGCGCTACACGGTGAATATGGCGAAGATGGTAAGGTGCAACAAATTCTTGATGCGCTAGCACTTCCATATACTGGCTCTGGTTCTATGGCATCAGCTGTAGGTATGAATAAGATACTTTCAAAAAATGCTTTTACTCATCATGGATTAAAAACTCCATATCATACAGTTATACGACATACAGACAATCTAAAAGAGAAAGTGAGTTATGCGTTTCATCATTTCTTTTTGCCAATAGTAGTAAAACCTGCAACATCAGGATCATCAATGGGAGTAAGTATTGTTAAAAATTTCAATCATTTAGAAGAAGCCTTTCATAATGCATTTCAATATTCTGATACGGTACTTATGGAAGAATACATTCGAGGAAAGGAAGCTACTTGTGGAGTTATCGACGGATTACGTGGGGAAACGCACTACATATTACCACCTGTTGAAATAATTCATCCTTCACATACAGATCATTTTGATTATGAATCAAAATATAACGGTAAGACTCAGGAAATATACCCAGGCAATTTTACAGCACTAGAAAAAGCAGAAATTCAAAGACTAGCAAAACTAGCACATGAATCTTTAGGCTTGCGACATTACTCTCGCTCAGATTTTATTGTAACTCCCCGAAGAGGTGTGTACATTCTTGAAGTAAATACGTTGCCTGGACTTACACCACAGTCATTATTGCCACAGTCTTTGGAATCTATTGGAGTTTCTTTTCCTGATTTTCTTGAGCATCTAATCACTCTTGCTCATACACATCGTAGATAA
- a CDS encoding UvrB/UvrC motif-containing protein: MTGQEFKIISEKLPDTPGVYFFKDSQGDILYIGKATSLRDRVRSYFGADLIQTRGRLLVDMVALAHDIDVTQTDSVLEALLLEANLIKTHQPRFNTKEKDNKSYNYVVFTNENFPKILTVRGRTVLTEQDNKKYKYIFGPFPHGGQLKVAMKIIRKIFPYSDNKCTPQSGKPCFNRQIGLCPGVCTGEITQEAYSDHIQNLRMFFEGKKKALIKNLEKQMDAYAKVQEFELASRARNTIFALNHIHDVALLKSTNKIYDSAGGAVSGSDDVFRIEAYDVAHSSGTSVVGVMVVVEDGEINKSQYRKFKIKINPGVNDTGALKEILRRRLGHLEWPMPNLIVVDGSTAQMNAAQAVLKERGLTIELAAVIKDERHKPKEILGDQQTVINHGKSILLVNSEAHRFALAYHRKKRDKIG, translated from the coding sequence ATGACAGGTCAAGAATTTAAAATCATATCTGAAAAATTACCTGATACACCGGGTGTGTATTTCTTTAAAGATTCCCAAGGAGATATTTTATATATTGGCAAAGCCACATCACTTCGCGATCGCGTGCGAAGTTATTTTGGTGCTGATCTTATTCAAACTCGTGGAAGACTTTTGGTGGATATGGTCGCTCTTGCTCATGACATAGATGTTACACAAACTGATTCTGTACTTGAGGCTCTATTGCTTGAAGCAAATCTCATAAAAACTCATCAACCACGATTTAATACAAAAGAAAAAGATAATAAAAGCTACAACTATGTTGTCTTTACTAACGAGAATTTTCCAAAGATTTTAACAGTTCGAGGGAGAACTGTCTTAACAGAGCAGGATAATAAAAAATATAAATATATTTTTGGGCCGTTTCCTCATGGAGGCCAGCTTAAAGTGGCAATGAAAATAATTAGGAAGATTTTTCCTTATTCTGACAATAAGTGTACACCTCAGTCTGGTAAACCTTGTTTCAATAGGCAGATCGGCTTGTGTCCAGGAGTATGTACTGGCGAGATTACTCAAGAAGCATATAGTGACCATATCCAAAATCTAAGAATGTTTTTTGAAGGTAAAAAGAAAGCACTTATTAAAAATCTTGAGAAGCAGATGGATGCTTATGCAAAGGTTCAGGAATTTGAACTCGCATCACGAGCACGAAATACTATTTTTGCCCTCAATCACATTCATGATGTAGCACTTCTCAAGAGTACTAATAAAATTTATGATTCTGCAGGTGGAGCTGTATCTGGATCTGATGATGTATTTAGAATAGAAGCATATGATGTGGCGCATAGTTCTGGAACGTCTGTTGTTGGTGTAATGGTAGTTGTAGAAGATGGTGAAATAAATAAATCGCAGTATAGAAAATTTAAAATTAAAATAAATCCAGGAGTTAATGACACAGGAGCACTTAAAGAGATCTTAAGACGACGTTTGGGGCACTTAGAATGGCCTATGCCGAATCTGATTGTTGTTGATGGTAGTACTGCTCAGATGAATGCTGCACAAGCTGTGCTTAAAGAACGAGGGCTCACAATTGAGCTTGCTGCTGTGATAAAAGATGAACGACATAAACCAAAAGAAATACTAGGGGATCAGCAGACTGTAATAAATCATGGTAAATCTATTTTGCTCGTAAATAGCGAAGCTCACAGATTTGCTTTGGCTTATCATAGAAAAAAACGAGACAAAATTGGTTAA
- the uvrA gene encoding excinuclease ABC subunit UvrA, with protein MATKTDIGGDNKDKIIVKGARTHNLKNVTVEMPRNKMVVFTGLSGSGKSSLAFDTIFAEGQRRYIESLSSYARQFLRQMQKPDVDEIIGLSPAISIDQKSRSNNPRSNVATITEIYDYLRLLYARIGRPHCLECGREIKKLTQEEIMSTILETINAVDTKGKKHEVMGVEYDKLKVQIWSPIVVGRKGEYYQMLYDLLGKGYEQVKIDGEVKKLREQIILDKNKKHNIDVLVDEMYVSEFHAKTETGAKERLSEAVEKALEESKGLLRVCTPEEEKLISSKFMCPYDGFSYPEIEPRLFSFNSPYGACPTCNGLGTKYFMGEDLCPTCNGTRLREEALHVFLGTDENPKDKTKAKSNSGYTKPAGLNISDLVGLSIQETFDFFSNLKLTPKEKSISKVVVKEIEARLIFMIDVGIEYLTLNRRANTLSGGEAQRIRLASQLGSGLVGALYVLDEPTIGLHQRDNDRLIKTLLNLRDMGNTIIVVEHDEDTIFASDYIIDIGPGAGVHGGEIVVSGYLDKLLTAKKNDSGSVTLSYLRGEKVVEVPSERRDQDKGKIMVRGGNIFNIKNMDIDIPLGRLITVTGVSGSGKSTFMYEIVHKNLQGRFEKRYRTNDIFNCSSFHGTEYVGRAVLIDQSAIGRTPRSNPATYTGAFTFIRDLFATSSEARARGWKANRFSFNVKGGRCEACQGNGEIAVEMSFLPTVYVPCDICDGKRFMKETLEVKYKKKSIYDVLEMTVEEATTFFEDIPAISDRLKTLNEVGLGYLKLGQSATTLSGGEAQRVKISSELYKPHVQKTIYLLDEPTIGLHYEDVNKLIEILQKLVDKGNTVMVIEHNMDLIKCSDYIIDIGPEGGVGGGKIVAKGTPEDVANNPKSHTGKYLKKILK; from the coding sequence ATGGCCACAAAAACAGACATCGGCGGTGATAATAAAGACAAAATCATTGTAAAAGGAGCACGAACTCACAATCTTAAGAATGTGACCGTTGAAATGCCTCGCAATAAAATGGTTGTATTTACAGGGCTTTCTGGATCAGGAAAGTCGTCTTTGGCATTTGATACTATTTTTGCTGAAGGTCAACGACGATATATAGAATCTCTTTCTTCATATGCCAGACAGTTTTTGCGACAAATGCAAAAACCTGATGTTGATGAAATCATTGGTCTTTCTCCAGCTATTTCTATTGATCAAAAATCTCGATCAAATAATCCACGCTCAAACGTAGCTACTATAACTGAGATTTATGATTACCTAAGACTTTTGTATGCTCGTATTGGCCGACCTCACTGTTTGGAATGTGGACGTGAAATAAAAAAGCTCACTCAAGAAGAAATCATGAGTACGATTCTTGAGACTATTAATGCTGTTGATACAAAAGGCAAAAAGCACGAAGTAATGGGAGTTGAATATGACAAACTAAAAGTTCAAATTTGGTCGCCTATAGTAGTCGGTCGCAAAGGTGAGTACTATCAAATGCTTTATGATTTACTAGGTAAAGGATATGAGCAGGTAAAAATAGATGGAGAAGTCAAAAAACTTCGAGAGCAAATAATTTTGGATAAAAATAAGAAGCACAACATAGATGTGCTTGTAGATGAAATGTATGTGAGTGAATTTCATGCAAAGACAGAAACAGGAGCTAAAGAACGTTTATCTGAAGCTGTAGAAAAAGCCTTGGAAGAATCAAAAGGTTTATTAAGAGTATGCACACCTGAAGAAGAAAAACTAATTTCTTCAAAGTTTATGTGTCCATATGATGGATTCTCATATCCAGAAATCGAACCTCGTTTGTTTTCATTCAACTCACCCTATGGAGCATGTCCAACGTGTAACGGCTTGGGTACTAAGTATTTTATGGGTGAAGATTTGTGTCCTACTTGTAATGGAACTAGACTACGAGAAGAAGCATTGCATGTATTCTTAGGAACAGATGAAAATCCTAAAGATAAAACAAAAGCAAAAAGTAACTCAGGTTATACAAAGCCTGCAGGGCTAAATATTTCTGATCTTGTTGGGCTTTCTATTCAAGAAACATTTGATTTCTTTTCAAATCTTAAGTTAACTCCAAAAGAAAAAAGTATTTCAAAGGTTGTGGTTAAAGAAATAGAGGCGCGTTTGATCTTTATGATAGATGTGGGTATCGAGTACCTTACTCTCAATCGACGTGCCAACACATTGTCTGGCGGAGAAGCTCAGCGAATTCGTTTGGCTTCACAGCTTGGATCGGGCCTTGTAGGAGCGCTCTACGTACTCGATGAACCAACTATTGGTCTTCACCAGCGAGATAATGACAGACTCATTAAAACGCTTCTTAATCTACGAGATATGGGGAATACTATTATCGTTGTAGAACACGATGAAGATACTATTTTTGCCTCTGACTATATTATTGATATCGGACCAGGAGCAGGAGTTCATGGTGGTGAAATTGTGGTATCTGGATATTTAGACAAATTGCTAACAGCAAAAAAGAATGATTCTGGATCGGTAACGCTTTCATATCTTCGTGGTGAAAAAGTAGTTGAAGTACCTAGCGAACGTCGAGATCAGGATAAAGGTAAAATTATGGTGCGGGGTGGAAATATCTTTAATATCAAAAATATGGATATTGATATTCCTCTTGGAAGATTGATTACTGTAACGGGAGTTTCTGGATCTGGAAAATCTACATTCATGTATGAGATTGTCCATAAGAATTTGCAGGGACGATTTGAAAAGCGCTATAGAACTAATGACATATTTAATTGCTCAAGTTTTCATGGAACTGAATATGTAGGAAGAGCAGTACTTATAGATCAATCAGCTATTGGACGTACACCACGCTCAAATCCTGCCACATATACTGGTGCATTCACGTTTATACGAGACTTGTTTGCTACAAGTTCTGAAGCGCGAGCTCGAGGATGGAAGGCAAATCGATTTTCATTCAACGTAAAAGGTGGACGATGTGAAGCATGTCAGGGAAATGGTGAAATTGCTGTTGAAATGAGTTTCTTGCCCACAGTGTATGTGCCCTGTGATATTTGTGACGGTAAGCGCTTTATGAAAGAAACCCTTGAAGTAAAGTACAAAAAGAAAAGTATTTATGATGTGCTTGAAATGACAGTAGAAGAGGCAACTACATTTTTTGAAGATATTCCGGCAATTTCAGACAGACTTAAAACTCTCAACGAAGTAGGTTTGGGATACTTAAAATTGGGTCAATCTGCAACAACACTTTCTGGTGGAGAAGCACAGCGAGTTAAAATTTCTTCAGAATTATACAAGCCTCATGTACAGAAGACTATTTATCTTTTGGACGAACCAACAATTGGTCTTCATTATGAAGATGTAAATAAACTTATTGAAATTCTTCAGAAGCTTGTAGATAAAGGAAATACGGTAATGGTTATCGAACACAATATGGATCTCATTAAGTGCTCAGATTATATTATAGATATTGGACCTGAAGGAGGAGTAGGAGGAGGAAAGATTGTGGCAAAGGGAACTCCTGAAGATGTTGCAAACAATCCTAAGTCTCACACAGGAAAGTATTTGAAGAAAATTTTGAAATAA
- a CDS encoding helix-turn-helix domain-containing protein — protein sequence MRPEDLTGIGRLAGSSTPQKAAADIKQIDEDNAEKRLIGQVLLRHKGDISAAAASLNITRGDLDRKMEMLKIKVEK from the coding sequence GTGCGGCCCGAGGACCTCACAGGAATTGGTCGGCTTGCAGGGTCCTCAACGCCTCAGAAAGCGGCTGCTGACATCAAGCAAATTGATGAGGACAATGCTGAGAAGCGTCTGATCGGGCAGGTGTTGCTGCGTCATAAGGGCGACATTTCTGCCGCAGCAGCATCACTCAACATCACCCGTGGAGACCTCGATCGGAAGATGGAGATGCTTAAGATCAAGGTGGAAAAGTAG